The following coding sequences lie in one Methylotuvimicrobium alcaliphilum 20Z genomic window:
- a CDS encoding beta-ketoacyl-[acyl-carrier-protein] synthase family protein produces the protein MNPIRYINNIFTLETGIFNSNNDLLGYYEEAVDKLDMDVEEKEKLHKAVKYFLVGQRTRRVVDGWLDFKNFDEKAAGFERGIDESIAGLSLQLSEAFADKNISFDAVFTISATGTIMPGISYRLARLLPDLIRPNSLIIDLGHVGCTGGVKALNLAKSLSSDFKNILVVSIEVPCTLANLQSKKVDVWQGNCTFGDGAAALWISSDAEQGDMALELEQIHYTQKAQQGLDLIHWGYDGYYSFELADETTFNRDVQAFVLEVLKETEQTWRSNNQWAIHPAGILLLLKLSKKLSLPRGTIAPSVAHYEKFSNMSSASIMYILKEIAKAESQNQAINLLTMGAGFNVIYGCVKKVR, from the coding sequence GTGAACCCCATCCGATATATTAATAATATATTCACCCTGGAAACAGGCATTTTTAATTCAAACAACGACCTGCTTGGCTATTACGAAGAAGCCGTAGACAAGCTGGATATGGATGTAGAGGAAAAGGAAAAACTGCACAAGGCGGTTAAATATTTTCTCGTTGGGCAACGCACCCGCCGCGTTGTAGATGGTTGGCTGGACTTTAAAAACTTTGACGAAAAAGCCGCCGGTTTCGAACGGGGAATCGATGAGTCTATTGCCGGTCTTTCCTTACAGCTTTCTGAGGCGTTTGCCGATAAAAATATTTCGTTTGATGCTGTGTTCACCATCAGCGCTACCGGCACTATTATGCCAGGGATCAGTTATCGTTTAGCCCGTCTTTTGCCGGATTTGATTCGCCCCAACAGTTTGATTATAGACTTAGGCCATGTCGGCTGTACCGGTGGAGTAAAAGCCTTGAATCTGGCTAAATCTTTAAGTTCAGACTTTAAAAATATTTTAGTGGTCAGCATAGAAGTGCCTTGTACGTTAGCTAATTTACAATCTAAAAAGGTAGATGTTTGGCAGGGCAATTGCACTTTTGGCGACGGCGCGGCTGCGTTGTGGATTTCCTCTGATGCAGAACAAGGCGACATGGCGCTGGAGCTGGAGCAGATTCACTACACCCAAAAAGCCCAACAGGGACTGGATTTAATCCATTGGGGTTATGACGGTTATTACAGCTTTGAACTGGCTGATGAAACGACTTTTAACCGAGATGTGCAAGCGTTTGTTCTGGAAGTGTTAAAAGAAACCGAACAGACCTGGCGCAGCAATAACCAATGGGCGATTCATCCAGCCGGTATTCTGCTGCTGTTAAAACTCAGCAAAAAACTGAGCTTGCCGCGTGGTACTATTGCCCCTTCTGTCGCGCATTATGAAAAGTTTTCCAATATGAGCAGCGCCAGCATTATGTATATTCTCAAAGAGATTGCCAAAGCAGAAAGTCAGAATCAGGCTATCAATCTGCTGACAATGGGCGCGGGTTTTAACGTAATTTATGGTTGTGTAAAAAAGGTACGCTAA
- a CDS encoding 2-oxoisovalerate dehydrogenase E1 subunit beta, with product MNEIIFVVEEAAEGGFIAKALGCSIYTEADDIEQLHANVRDAVACHFESEDKPSIIRLHFVRDEVIAA from the coding sequence ATGAACGAAATAATTTTTGTTGTAGAAGAAGCCGCGGAGGGCGGTTTTATCGCTAAAGCGCTTGGCTGTTCAATATATACCGAGGCGGATGATATAGAACAACTGCATGCTAATGTTCGAGATGCGGTCGCCTGCCACTTCGAGTCGGAAGACAAGCCGAGCATTATTCGTTTGCATTTTGTCCGAGACGAAGTAATTGCAGCATGA
- a CDS encoding DUF4351 domain-containing protein, giving the protein MGIAQLLRQEGREEGHEEGRKSECMALINRQLRRKLGLQPTLEQLLSKLPALSLETLEDLADALLDFQELNDLQAWLDEHGG; this is encoded by the coding sequence ATGGGTATAGCACAATTACTGAGACAAGAAGGGCGCGAAGAGGGTCACGAAGAAGGTCGTAAAAGCGAATGCATGGCTCTAATAAACCGTCAATTGCGCCGAAAACTCGGATTGCAACCAACGCTCGAACAACTGCTGTCAAAGTTGCCCGCACTCTCTCTCGAAACTCTGGAAGACTTGGCCGATGCGTTGTTGGATTTCCAGGAATTGAACGATCTTCAGGCATGGTTGGATGAGCACGGCGGGTGA
- a CDS encoding nucleotidyltransferase domain-containing protein, with protein MRLSPIQKQAICESALRHFGKEAQIWLFGSRVDDTRKGGDIDLYIETPTQNAEELITAKLQFLRELHKKIGDQKIDIVLHRAGTPVDLPIYRIAKQTGVRLQ; from the coding sequence ATGCGCCTAAGCCCCATACAAAAGCAGGCTATATGTGAAAGTGCGTTACGCCACTTCGGCAAGGAAGCGCAGATTTGGTTATTCGGATCGAGAGTTGACGATACACGCAAAGGCGGCGATATCGATCTGTATATCGAAACACCAACACAAAATGCCGAGGAATTGATAACGGCCAAATTACAGTTTTTACGCGAACTCCACAAAAAAATCGGCGATCAAAAAATCGATATCGTTTTGCACAGAGCTGGTACGCCAGTCGATTTACCGATCTACCGGATAGCTAAACAGACAGGGGTGCGATTGCAATGA
- a CDS encoding class I SAM-dependent methyltransferase has product MQFAIQTFIGMSQTNNKKQTIDFYNANAEQYVAETSNLDVSDHRNRFLNFIPNGGHILDLGCGSGRDSRFFIDRGYSVTAVDASEEIAKLASEFIGKTVDVLAFQELDCFEAFDGIWACASLLHCPKSEMDSVIRRMTKALKPSGIVYMSFKYGLGERVDERGRFFNDYTEADLSELLVSHSDLEIIDLFTESKPLRGGFQTWLNLYAKKQADNDA; this is encoded by the coding sequence ATGCAATTTGCAATTCAGACATTCATCGGTATGTCCCAAACTAATAATAAAAAGCAAACAATCGATTTCTATAATGCCAATGCTGAACAGTATGTTGCCGAAACCTCCAATTTAGATGTTTCAGACCATCGAAATCGTTTCCTGAATTTCATCCCTAACGGCGGACATATTTTGGATTTAGGCTGCGGTTCAGGTCGTGACAGTCGCTTTTTTATCGACAGAGGTTATTCGGTGACGGCTGTCGATGCATCAGAAGAGATCGCTAAATTAGCTAGCGAATTTATTGGCAAAACGGTTGATGTCCTAGCTTTTCAAGAGCTCGATTGTTTTGAGGCTTTCGATGGTATCTGGGCCTGCGCCAGCCTGTTACATTGCCCAAAATCGGAAATGGATTCCGTTATACGAAGAATGACAAAGGCTTTGAAGCCGTCCGGTATCGTCTATATGTCTTTTAAGTATGGTCTCGGCGAACGAGTGGACGAACGGGGGCGTTTTTTCAATGATTACACGGAAGCCGACTTGTCTGAGTTGCTAGTCTCCCATTCGGATTTAGAAATTATCGATTTGTTTACCGAATCAAAACCGCTAAGAGGCGGGTTTCAAACCTGGCTGAATTTATACGCAAAAAAACAAGCCGACAATGACGCCTAA
- a CDS encoding DEAD/DEAH box helicase family protein: MTPNVIQHLITGGDDPFLPKLKNDINSANRIDITVSFIRQSGLSLILDALIDALERGVDIRILTGDYLCVTEPVALRHLLLLQESGADVRVFETHNGQSFHMKAYIFAFSSEQGKSGGHAYVGSSNISSSALKHGLEWNLRVALEENTARFDEICRKFEQIYTHSSTKRLSNQWIEVYQQRFENQPVVLFSGWEKEETTLPPEPNAIQQEALKALKHSREMGYRRGLVVMATGLGKTWLAAFDSLQLDSDKVLFVAHREEILSQAEYTFVCIRSKAKVAKFTGQDHQLDADMLFASIQTLGKQHHLNKFAPDHFDYIVVDEFHHASARTYRQLLNHFKPRFLLGLTATPERTDQADILSLCDDNLVYRRDMFDGINSGLLSPFNYYGIADQEVDYQSIPWRNGKFDPDQLQNKLATQARAKHALKRWVELKQVRTLAFCVSKKHADYMADYFQQQGYKAVSVHSDSSIRRNDALSKLENAEIDIIFSVDLFNEGIDLPLIDTVLLLRPTESKIIFLQQLGRGLRRHLLKDSLVVLDFIGNHLSFFRKPEALFNVGVSKRERSEFIRQIQSNTLKLPDGCYVNFDLQAIDFLAKLIATNIDTQEEIYRSLKASKDRRPTLAEFYNAGGEVQVIRQQYSQWLNFIVSEQDLSVEESECFSCYKDFFKEIEVTNLTKSYKIVLLEALLELDGFRQAIDIKDLSMHCFGIIQRRRALLDDLPDEFRAVDLLEGRAVNRWRSYWKSNPIKAWTGGNKATDQAFFKIDDERFQFIGDVPENEIDIFLALIGELIDYRYMQYEERLRKEPPVQSRPKADVIDINSVRKQRIPYFQDLKIACGFFKTSQHDEDSVHKVALPEHYGRLDSERHFIARATGNSMDGGKNPIKDGDFLLLEAITPDRAGSISHQIVAIERQDVSGDDQYLLRYVRKLGQGEYELIANNPDYKPMRATEDMRTFARFKGVIDSDDLTDA, from the coding sequence ATGACGCCTAACGTTATCCAACATTTGATCACGGGTGGTGACGATCCTTTTCTGCCAAAGCTAAAGAATGATATCAATTCCGCCAACAGAATCGATATCACGGTGTCTTTCATTCGGCAAAGCGGGCTAAGTTTAATCCTTGACGCCTTGATCGATGCGCTTGAACGGGGCGTTGATATTCGCATTTTAACCGGGGACTATCTATGCGTTACGGAACCGGTTGCTTTGCGTCATTTACTTTTGTTACAAGAATCCGGGGCCGATGTCCGGGTATTCGAAACGCACAATGGTCAAAGCTTTCATATGAAAGCTTATATCTTTGCCTTTTCGAGTGAGCAAGGTAAGAGCGGCGGTCATGCCTATGTCGGCTCCAGTAATATTTCGAGTTCTGCATTGAAGCATGGCTTGGAATGGAATCTCAGAGTGGCGCTTGAAGAAAATACGGCCAGATTTGATGAAATTTGTCGTAAATTCGAACAAATTTATACCCATTCCAGTACAAAACGATTGTCGAATCAATGGATAGAGGTTTATCAGCAAAGATTCGAAAATCAGCCTGTCGTTCTTTTTTCGGGATGGGAAAAAGAAGAAACGACACTCCCGCCGGAACCCAATGCCATTCAACAAGAAGCGCTAAAAGCGCTAAAGCATTCTCGTGAAATGGGTTATCGACGCGGTTTGGTCGTCATGGCGACAGGGCTTGGAAAAACCTGGCTAGCCGCATTCGATAGTCTGCAGTTGGATAGCGACAAAGTATTGTTTGTCGCGCACCGAGAAGAAATCCTGAGTCAAGCCGAATATACCTTTGTTTGTATTCGCTCTAAAGCCAAGGTCGCGAAATTTACCGGGCAGGATCATCAACTGGATGCCGATATGCTGTTTGCTTCGATCCAAACTTTGGGCAAACAGCATCATTTAAACAAATTTGCGCCGGATCATTTCGATTACATCGTCGTCGATGAATTTCATCATGCATCCGCTCGCACTTATCGGCAATTACTCAACCACTTCAAGCCCCGTTTTTTATTGGGCTTGACGGCGACGCCGGAGCGCACCGATCAGGCGGACATTCTGTCGCTTTGTGATGATAACTTGGTTTATCGCCGCGATATGTTCGACGGCATTAACTCCGGTCTTTTAAGTCCGTTTAATTATTACGGGATTGCCGATCAGGAAGTCGATTACCAAAGCATACCCTGGCGCAACGGCAAATTTGACCCGGATCAATTACAGAACAAGCTGGCTACCCAAGCACGGGCTAAACATGCGCTCAAGCGCTGGGTGGAGTTGAAACAAGTCAGGACGCTGGCATTTTGCGTGTCAAAAAAACACGCGGATTATATGGCTGATTACTTTCAGCAGCAGGGCTACAAAGCGGTATCCGTGCATAGCGATTCTTCCATTCGACGAAACGATGCCTTATCGAAATTAGAAAACGCTGAAATCGATATCATATTTTCGGTCGATTTGTTTAATGAAGGTATTGATTTACCGCTTATCGATACCGTTTTATTGCTCAGGCCGACCGAATCGAAAATTATTTTTCTTCAACAATTAGGGCGCGGATTGCGAAGACATCTTCTGAAAGATAGCTTGGTCGTATTGGATTTTATCGGAAATCACCTGAGTTTTTTTCGCAAGCCCGAAGCGCTTTTCAATGTGGGCGTCTCCAAACGTGAACGTAGCGAGTTCATCAGGCAAATTCAATCAAACACGCTCAAGCTGCCTGATGGCTGTTATGTGAACTTTGATCTTCAAGCCATCGATTTTCTTGCAAAATTAATCGCGACGAATATCGATACCCAAGAGGAGATTTATCGTTCGTTGAAGGCATCGAAAGATCGCCGGCCAACATTGGCGGAGTTTTATAACGCGGGCGGCGAGGTTCAAGTCATTCGTCAACAATATAGCCAGTGGCTGAATTTTATTGTTTCCGAGCAGGACCTTTCGGTAGAAGAAAGCGAATGTTTCAGCTGTTATAAAGATTTCTTCAAAGAAATTGAAGTCACCAACCTGACTAAATCCTACAAAATCGTTCTTTTGGAGGCGCTCTTGGAACTCGACGGTTTTCGACAGGCAATCGATATCAAGGATTTGTCCATGCATTGTTTCGGAATTATTCAACGCCGTCGTGCCTTGCTTGACGATTTGCCCGATGAGTTTAGGGCAGTCGATCTATTGGAAGGCAGGGCAGTCAACCGATGGCGAAGTTACTGGAAATCCAATCCCATCAAAGCGTGGACGGGCGGCAATAAGGCGACCGATCAAGCTTTTTTTAAAATTGATGACGAGCGGTTTCAATTTATTGGCGATGTTCCGGAGAACGAAATCGACATCTTTCTCGCATTAATCGGGGAGTTGATCGACTATCGTTACATGCAATACGAAGAAAGACTCCGAAAAGAGCCACCGGTACAAAGTAGGCCGAAAGCGGACGTTATCGACATTAACAGCGTCAGAAAACAAAGAATACCTTACTTTCAGGACTTGAAAATCGCATGCGGATTTTTCAAAACCAGCCAACATGATGAAGATAGTGTTCATAAGGTCGCTTTGCCGGAACACTATGGTCGATTGGATTCGGAACGGCATTTCATTGCCCGCGCAACCGGTAATTCGATGGATGGCGGAAAAAATCCGATCAAGGACGGCGATTTTCTTCTGCTCGAGGCGATCACGCCCGACCGTGCGGGAAGCATTAGTCACCAAATCGTTGCAATTGAAAGACAGGATGTATCGGGCGATGATCAGTATTTATTGAGATATGTTCGAAAATTAGGCCAAGGCGAGTATGAGTTGATCGCGAACAATCCGGATTATAAGCCCATGCGTGCGACGGAGGACATGCGAACCTTTGCGCGTTTCAAAGGCGTGATCGATTCGGATGACCTGACAGATGCCTGA
- a CDS encoding phage integrase N-terminal SAM-like domain-containing protein, with protein sequence MKFHRLNERAGQFENSETKIEAFLSYLATERKVASSTQNQAMNALVVL encoded by the coding sequence GTGAAGTTTCATCGACTGAATGAGCGAGCTGGGCAGTTTGAAAACAGCGAAACCAAGATAGAAGCGTTTTTAAGCTATCTGGCGACAGAACGCAAGGTGGCATCTTCCACCCAAAATCAGGCGATGAATGCTTTGGTGGTTTTATAA